A genomic window from Halomonas sp. LR3S48 includes:
- a CDS encoding DUF3309 domain-containing protein, with translation MSIGTILLIIVILLLIGVIPAWPHSRGWGYAPSGGLGLVLIILLILVLMGRL, from the coding sequence ATGTCAATAGGAACAATTTTGCTGATAATTGTGATATTGCTTCTGATCGGCGTGATACCCGCCTGGCCCCACAGCAGGGGATGGGGATACGCCCCCAGCGGAGGGCTCGGGCTGGTTTTGATCATACTGCTCATTCTGGTTTTGATGGGTAGGTTATAG
- a CDS encoding SDR family oxidoreductase produces MGKVLMVTGGSRGIGAATARLGAASGYAVCINYRHNEAAAFAVVEEITRAGGEAVAVAGDVGSEADVVRLFEEVDEQLGPVTALVNNAGILETQMRVEQMDAARLSRVLSINVIGSFLCAREAVRRMSTRHGGQGGAIVNVSSIASRLGAPNEYVDYAAAKGAIDSFTIGLAKEVAGEGIRVNAVRPGVIYTEIHASGGEPDRVERVKTSVPMQRGGEAEEVARAILWLLSDEASYSTGALLDVTGGR; encoded by the coding sequence TTGGGAAAGGTTCTGATGGTTACCGGCGGCAGCCGAGGCATCGGTGCGGCAACGGCGCGCTTGGGCGCCGCTAGCGGCTACGCCGTGTGTATCAACTACCGGCATAACGAAGCTGCAGCGTTCGCCGTGGTCGAGGAGATAACCCGTGCCGGCGGCGAGGCGGTTGCCGTGGCAGGCGATGTCGGCTCCGAGGCCGACGTGGTGCGTCTCTTCGAAGAAGTCGATGAGCAGCTCGGCCCGGTCACGGCGCTGGTCAACAACGCCGGCATTCTGGAAACTCAGATGCGCGTCGAACAGATGGACGCCGCACGCCTGAGTCGAGTTCTCTCGATCAATGTCATCGGCAGCTTTCTCTGTGCTCGCGAGGCCGTGCGGCGTATGTCGACCCGGCACGGTGGCCAGGGCGGGGCGATCGTCAATGTCTCCTCCATTGCCTCACGGCTTGGTGCGCCCAATGAGTACGTCGACTACGCCGCTGCCAAGGGCGCCATCGACAGCTTCACCATCGGCCTGGCCAAGGAGGTTGCGGGCGAAGGCATTCGCGTCAATGCCGTGCGCCCGGGCGTAATCTACACCGAGATCCACGCCAGCGGCGGCGAGCCGGACCGCGTCGAGCGGGTGAAAACTTCCGTGCCCATGCAGCGCGGCGGAGAAGCCGAAGAAGTCGCCCGCGCCATCCTCTGGCTGCTCTCCGACGAAGCTTCCTACTCGACCGGGGCGTTGCTGGACGTAACGGGCGGGCGATAA
- a CDS encoding GrpB family protein produces MNMNHIVVVPYEESWARRFDEERCLIEEAVAGLHNRVHHIGSTSVEGLQAKPIIDILLEVADLQELDGRSRCFEAIGYECLGEFGLPGRRYYRKGGISRTHQIHAFEWGSLDAQRHLAFRDYLRAHPVVAREYGELKQRVAKVCRHDITRYSEGKADFVKLHEQRALAWREQMHP; encoded by the coding sequence ATGAACATGAATCACATAGTAGTGGTCCCCTACGAGGAGAGCTGGGCGCGCCGATTCGATGAAGAGAGGTGTCTTATCGAAGAGGCGGTGGCCGGTCTCCACAATCGTGTGCATCACATCGGCAGCACCTCGGTCGAAGGGCTGCAGGCCAAACCCATCATCGATATTCTGCTCGAAGTGGCTGACTTACAGGAGCTGGATGGGCGATCGCGTTGCTTCGAGGCGATCGGCTATGAGTGTCTGGGAGAGTTTGGCTTGCCGGGCCGTCGTTACTACCGCAAGGGTGGTATTAGTAGAACCCATCAGATTCATGCTTTCGAGTGGGGCTCTCTGGACGCACAGCGACATCTTGCGTTTCGTGATTACCTGCGCGCCCATCCCGTCGTGGCCAGAGAGTATGGCGAGTTGAAGCAGCGAGTCGCCAAAGTCTGTCGCCATGACATTACACGCTATTCCGAGGGCAAGGCGGATTTCGTGAAGCTACATGAACAGCGAGCGCTGGCATGGCGGGAGCAAATGCATCCATAG
- a CDS encoding LysR family transcriptional regulator produces MNKFTLHELHCFVAVVDEGGFQAAAAVLNRSHAAIFAALAKLERQFNIALLDRSGYRVQPTEAGLSLYRRAQSILRDADALSLHAQQMAMGEETELNVVIGDLCPRSKILGLLSRFFAACPHTRLQLHYEAVTGPWERLLNGEADLILHRVDKSDLQLEWIDIGTISLIPVVAPGFLPFPITNAITPEQMRELTQCVLRDTAQHAEPRNYYVVGGPSQCSVADHEMKKDFILQGMAWGHLPRFMIEEELHDGRLLSIAGRHFPGVTEELVVGRRRDRPHGPVAQRLWEALEAQAPVIERELAGR; encoded by the coding sequence ATGAACAAGTTCACACTGCACGAGCTTCATTGCTTCGTCGCCGTGGTCGATGAAGGCGGCTTTCAGGCGGCGGCGGCAGTACTCAACCGCTCGCATGCCGCGATATTTGCCGCGCTGGCAAAACTTGAGCGTCAGTTCAACATCGCCCTGCTCGACAGGAGCGGCTATCGAGTGCAGCCTACCGAAGCCGGTCTTTCGCTCTATCGGCGTGCCCAGTCGATACTCCGGGATGCAGATGCGCTATCCCTGCATGCCCAGCAAATGGCCATGGGCGAAGAGACCGAGCTCAATGTCGTGATCGGTGACCTCTGCCCTCGCTCGAAGATCCTTGGGTTACTCAGCCGCTTCTTTGCTGCATGCCCCCACACGCGCCTGCAACTCCACTATGAGGCAGTTACCGGGCCCTGGGAGCGGCTGCTGAACGGCGAGGCCGACCTGATCCTGCACCGAGTCGACAAGAGCGACCTGCAATTGGAGTGGATCGACATCGGCACGATTTCATTGATACCGGTCGTTGCACCGGGTTTCCTGCCCTTTCCCATTACGAATGCGATCACGCCGGAGCAGATGCGCGAACTGACCCAATGCGTGCTGCGTGACACGGCGCAGCACGCCGAGCCTCGCAATTACTATGTGGTGGGTGGCCCTTCTCAGTGCAGCGTGGCCGATCACGAGATGAAGAAGGATTTCATCCTGCAAGGCATGGCCTGGGGCCACCTGCCACGCTTCATGATCGAGGAGGAGTTGCACGACGGCCGCCTTCTCTCCATTGCCGGGCGTCATTTCCCCGGCGTTACCGAGGAGCTGGTCGTAGGGCGTCGGCGCGACCGCCCCCACGGGCCTGTCGCCCAGCGGCTGTGGGAGGCTCTTGAAGCGCAGGCGCCAGTCATCGAGCGCGAGCTTGCGGGACGCTAA
- a CDS encoding alpha/beta fold hydrolase codes for MSRMASNPVNAADKTRSYFTTGDGVRIAYCTEGPADSPVLVLSNSIATYLEMWDRQVPELAEHFRVVRYDMRGHGESGVPNGAYSIDRLGRDVLELLDSLGIHHAHFLGLSLGGFVGQWLGIHAPERIDRLILSNTASYLGPARQWDEAIAAVLEAKDMQQTAERFLRNWFPARMLEPESAVVEPFRATLLSTDRQGLAGAYAAVRDTDMRRTIALITAPTLIIAGEHDPVTTVSHSEAMAATIPGAKLTVMPAAHMTHIEFPAEFMKAVINFLLS; via the coding sequence ATGTCACGCATGGCTTCCAACCCTGTAAACGCCGCCGACAAGACGCGTTCTTACTTCACCACGGGCGATGGCGTCCGCATCGCCTATTGCACCGAGGGGCCTGCCGATAGCCCCGTGCTCGTGCTTTCCAACTCCATTGCCACGTATTTGGAAATGTGGGATCGCCAAGTGCCCGAGCTGGCCGAGCATTTCCGCGTGGTGCGCTACGACATGCGCGGACACGGCGAGTCGGGCGTGCCGAACGGTGCCTATTCCATCGACCGCCTCGGCAGGGATGTGCTGGAACTGCTGGATAGCCTGGGTATTCACCATGCCCACTTCCTGGGGCTCTCGTTGGGTGGGTTCGTCGGGCAGTGGCTGGGCATTCATGCGCCCGAGCGAATCGACCGGCTGATCCTGAGCAACACCGCCTCGTATCTGGGGCCGGCCAGGCAGTGGGACGAAGCCATCGCTGCCGTGCTCGAAGCGAAAGACATGCAGCAAACCGCCGAGAGGTTCCTGCGCAACTGGTTTCCGGCGCGTATGCTGGAGCCCGAAAGCGCTGTCGTGGAGCCGTTTCGTGCCACGCTGCTGTCCACGGACCGGCAGGGCCTGGCCGGTGCCTACGCGGCCGTTCGCGACACCGACATGCGGCGTACCATCGCGCTCATCACGGCTCCGACGCTCATCATCGCCGGCGAGCACGATCCCGTGACCACCGTCAGCCACAGCGAAGCGATGGCTGCCACCATTCCCGGCGCCAAGCTTACGGTGATGCCAGCCGCCCACATGACCCACATCGAATTCCCAGCGGAATTCATGAAGGCGGTAATAAACTTTTTGCTGAGCTGA
- a CDS encoding OsmC domain/YcaO domain-containing protein — translation MEIKVNFLENLRLEAKFDDFTVITDQPIRYKGDGSAPSPFDYFLASSALCAAYFVRVYCKARDIPTENIRLSQNNIVDPENRYNQIFKIQVELPEDISEKDREGILRSIDRCTVKKVVQTGPDFQIETVENLDEDAQALLMVQPDEEAYTWIEGKDLPLEQTIANMSGILAELGMKIEIASWRNIVPHVWSLHIRDAASPMCFTNGKGATKESALCSALGEFIERLSCNFFYNDQFFGEEIANSAFVHYPNEEWFKPGPNDELPEGILDAYTREIYDPEGELRGSHLIDTNSGKVERGIVALPFVRQSDGETVYFPSNLIENLYLSNGMSAGNTLQEAQVQCLSEIFERAVKREILEQELALPDVPQEVLQRYPAILEGIQALEAQGYPVLVKDASLGGQFPVMCVTLMNPRTGGVFASFGAHPSFEVALERSLTELLQGRSFEGLNDFLPPTFNSQAVSEPNNFVEHFIDSSGLVSWRFFSAKSDVEFSDWDFSGSNEEEAATLFGILEELGKEVYVAVHEDLGAPVCRILVPGYSEVYPVDDLIWDNTNMALDYREDILNLHALNDGQLADLLERLEESQLDDHMDIITLIGIEFDENTVWGQLTILELKLLINLALQQHEEALERVEMFQQYNDNTVERGLFYQAVAAVLEIVLDDELELDDYIYNLTRMFGEQTMAAVVGSVSGEVRFHGLTPTNMQLEGLEKHQRLIESYKKLHAHRAARAGVAL, via the coding sequence ATGGAAATCAAAGTCAATTTTCTCGAAAATCTCAGGCTTGAAGCCAAGTTTGACGATTTCACCGTCATCACCGACCAGCCCATCCGCTACAAGGGCGACGGCTCGGCGCCAAGCCCCTTCGACTACTTCCTGGCGTCTTCCGCGCTGTGTGCGGCCTACTTCGTGCGGGTGTACTGCAAGGCGCGCGACATCCCCACCGAGAATATCCGGCTCTCGCAGAACAACATCGTCGACCCCGAGAATCGCTACAACCAGATCTTCAAGATCCAGGTCGAGCTGCCGGAAGACATCTCCGAGAAGGATCGCGAAGGCATCCTGCGCTCCATCGACCGCTGCACCGTCAAGAAGGTGGTGCAGACCGGCCCGGACTTCCAGATCGAGACGGTGGAAAACCTCGACGAGGACGCCCAGGCGCTGTTGATGGTGCAGCCCGACGAGGAAGCCTACACCTGGATCGAGGGCAAGGATCTGCCGCTGGAGCAGACCATCGCCAACATGTCCGGCATCCTGGCGGAGCTGGGCATGAAGATCGAGATCGCCTCCTGGCGCAACATCGTGCCCCACGTATGGTCGCTGCACATTCGCGACGCCGCCTCGCCGATGTGCTTCACCAACGGCAAGGGCGCCACCAAGGAGAGCGCGCTATGCTCGGCGCTGGGCGAATTTATCGAGCGCCTGAGCTGCAATTTCTTCTACAACGACCAGTTCTTCGGTGAAGAGATCGCCAACAGCGCTTTCGTTCACTACCCCAATGAAGAGTGGTTCAAGCCAGGGCCCAACGACGAGCTGCCCGAGGGCATCCTCGACGCGTATACCCGCGAGATCTACGACCCCGAGGGTGAGCTGCGTGGCTCACACCTGATCGACACCAACTCCGGCAAGGTCGAGCGCGGCATCGTCGCCTTGCCCTTCGTGCGGCAGTCCGACGGCGAGACGGTCTACTTCCCCTCGAACCTGATCGAGAACCTCTACCTCAGCAATGGCATGAGCGCCGGCAACACGCTGCAGGAGGCGCAGGTGCAGTGCCTCTCGGAGATCTTCGAGCGGGCCGTGAAGCGCGAGATCCTCGAGCAGGAGCTGGCGCTGCCGGACGTGCCCCAGGAAGTGCTACAGCGCTACCCGGCCATTCTCGAAGGCATCCAGGCGCTGGAAGCCCAGGGCTACCCGGTGTTGGTCAAGGACGCCTCACTGGGCGGCCAGTTCCCGGTGATGTGCGTGACCTTGATGAATCCTCGCACCGGCGGCGTGTTCGCCTCCTTCGGTGCCCACCCCAGCTTCGAGGTGGCGCTGGAGCGCAGCCTCACCGAGCTGCTTCAGGGCCGCAGCTTCGAGGGCCTGAACGACTTCCTGCCGCCGACCTTCAACTCACAGGCCGTCTCTGAGCCGAACAACTTCGTCGAGCACTTCATCGACTCCTCGGGGCTGGTTTCGTGGCGCTTCTTCAGCGCGAAGAGCGACGTCGAATTCAGCGACTGGGACTTCTCCGGCAGCAATGAAGAGGAAGCGGCGACACTGTTCGGCATCCTCGAAGAATTGGGCAAGGAAGTGTACGTAGCCGTGCACGAGGATCTGGGCGCGCCGGTGTGCCGCATCCTGGTACCGGGCTACTCCGAGGTTTACCCGGTGGACGACCTGATCTGGGACAACACCAACATGGCCCTGGATTACCGCGAGGACATCCTCAACCTCCATGCGCTGAACGACGGCCAGCTGGCCGACCTGCTGGAGCGCCTGGAAGAGAGCCAGCTCGACGACCACATGGACATCATCACCCTGATCGGTATCGAGTTCGACGAGAACACCGTGTGGGGGCAGCTCACCATCCTCGAGCTGAAGCTGCTGATCAACCTCGCCCTGCAGCAGCACGAAGAGGCACTGGAGCGGGTCGAGATGTTCCAGCAGTACAACGATAACACCGTAGAGCGCGGGCTGTTCTACCAGGCCGTGGCCGCGGTGCTGGAGATCGTACTCGACGACGAGCTGGAGCTCGACGACTATATCTACAACCTCACGCGTATGTTCGGCGAGCAGACCATGGCAGCCGTTGTCGGCTCCGTGAGTGGCGAGGTGCGCTTCCACGGGCTGACACCGACCAACATGCAGCTCGAAGGCCTGGAGAAGCATCAGCGCTTGATCGAGAGCTACAAGAAGCTGCATGCCCACCGCGCCGCCAGGGCAGGGGTGGCGTTGTAA
- a CDS encoding NYN domain-containing protein, with the protein MEKVAIFVDVQNVYYTVREACGRNFDYNKFWAEATAGREVVKAFAYAIDRGDQKQREFQNILRAIGFEVKLKPFIQRSDGSAKGDWDVGITLDAIEYAEQADVIVLVSGDGDFDLLVNKIREVHGKKVEVYGVPQFTAASLMRAASEYNPIDGFLLLS; encoded by the coding sequence ATGGAAAAAGTTGCGATATTCGTTGATGTCCAGAATGTCTACTACACAGTGCGGGAAGCGTGCGGGCGTAATTTCGACTACAACAAGTTCTGGGCCGAGGCCACTGCAGGAAGAGAGGTCGTGAAAGCCTTTGCCTACGCCATAGACCGGGGCGACCAGAAGCAGCGAGAGTTTCAGAACATTCTCAGGGCCATCGGGTTCGAGGTAAAGCTGAAGCCTTTCATCCAGAGGTCGGACGGCTCCGCGAAAGGCGATTGGGACGTTGGCATCACTCTCGATGCCATAGAATACGCCGAGCAGGCGGACGTCATAGTGCTGGTGTCGGGTGATGGCGACTTTGATCTGCTGGTGAACAAGATTCGTGAAGTGCATGGAAAGAAGGTCGAGGTCTATGGCGTGCCTCAGTTCACGGCTGCTTCGTTAATGAGAGCGGCTAGTGAGTATAATCCGATTGATGGTTTTCTATTATTAAGTTAG
- a CDS encoding DinB family protein, with protein MSLTSLQSLFNYKAWANSELFTLLATLPLNHAEQLHTCIRTLNHTYVVDRIFRAHLSGESSSYDATNTEDTPTLSQLHNDVEATDAWYVDYIAELDESALAEVLAFTFTDGDGGRMSREEILLHVATHGGYHRGNVGQVLKSISVAPPRDLYTKFLHISEPARREG; from the coding sequence ATGTCCCTTACTAGCTTGCAGTCCCTGTTTAACTATAAGGCTTGGGCCAATTCCGAACTGTTCACGCTGCTTGCAACGCTGCCGCTGAATCATGCCGAGCAGCTGCACACATGCATCCGCACCCTTAATCACACTTACGTCGTCGATCGAATCTTCCGTGCACATCTCAGTGGAGAGTCGAGCTCGTACGATGCAACGAACACCGAAGACACGCCGACGCTCAGTCAACTGCACAACGACGTGGAGGCAACAGATGCCTGGTACGTGGACTACATAGCCGAACTCGATGAGTCGGCTCTAGCTGAAGTCTTGGCGTTCACGTTCACCGATGGTGACGGAGGGCGAATGAGCCGAGAAGAGATCCTCCTGCATGTCGCGACGCACGGTGGCTATCACCGTGGTAACGTCGGGCAGGTGCTCAAGTCCATTTCGGTTGCTCCTCCTCGCGACCTTTATACCAAGTTTTTGCATATCAGCGAACCCGCACGCAGGGAGGGCTAA
- a CDS encoding glutathione S-transferase family protein: MILHDYLPSGNGYKVRLLLNLLDQPYEYRHYDIVQGETRTPEFLHKNPAGKIPVLELDDGRFLSESNAILYYLAQGSDYWPEGDWDQAQVLRWMSFEQYSHEPNIATSRFWLTHLGLNEERKAQLAGKQAMGRAALAVMDEHLAKQAWFVADRYTIADIALYAYTHVAHEGGFTLEDYPSVCRWLDRVASHPKHSPITAE; the protein is encoded by the coding sequence ATGATCTTGCACGACTACCTGCCTTCCGGCAATGGCTATAAAGTGCGCCTGCTGCTTAATCTGCTGGATCAGCCCTATGAATATCGCCATTACGATATCGTTCAGGGAGAAACCCGCACCCCCGAATTCCTGCATAAGAACCCCGCCGGCAAGATCCCGGTACTGGAACTCGACGACGGCCGATTTCTCAGCGAATCAAACGCCATTCTCTACTACCTGGCCCAAGGGAGCGACTATTGGCCCGAGGGCGATTGGGATCAAGCTCAGGTTCTGCGCTGGATGAGCTTCGAGCAGTACAGTCACGAGCCCAACATCGCCACATCTCGCTTCTGGCTCACTCACCTTGGTCTGAACGAGGAACGCAAGGCGCAACTGGCTGGCAAGCAGGCGATGGGGCGGGCGGCGTTGGCGGTCATGGACGAGCACTTGGCAAAACAGGCCTGGTTCGTCGCGGATCGCTACACCATCGCGGATATCGCGCTCTACGCCTATACCCATGTGGCCCACGAAGGGGGATTCACATTGGAAGACTACCCCAGCGTCTGCCGATGGCTGGATCGTGTCGCGTCCCACCCTAAACACAGTCCAATCACCGCAGAATAG
- a CDS encoding LysR family transcriptional regulator, which translates to MDLLRTYIAVVDTGSLTRAARHVHRTQAALSMQMKRLEEQAGCSLFFKEGRNLELTNDGKRLVSYARRLLALHDEALVQLRTDAALPTLRIGSPDDYAQSLLPLLVNTIHDQYPNVQLQLICAPTTKLRNLLDGGALDLAILTRAVNSDEGHVLMLDKGIWIQHPEFDWQQYDALPVALYEADCKFHSSALDGLNKTHRPYRIKALSANAGALMALVRQGKAVTAAATASLPPDLVEVDAIHEMPALPSIDIVLVSASSGHPLVSASWAGELARALALRLESGQLECRNPGGPFDY; encoded by the coding sequence ATGGATCTCCTGCGTACCTATATCGCCGTTGTCGATACCGGTAGCCTGACCCGGGCTGCTCGCCATGTGCACCGAACCCAAGCCGCGCTCAGCATGCAAATGAAGCGACTGGAAGAGCAGGCCGGCTGCAGCTTGTTCTTCAAGGAAGGTCGCAACCTGGAGCTCACCAACGACGGCAAACGCCTCGTCAGCTATGCTCGCCGCTTGCTGGCCCTGCACGACGAAGCGCTAGTCCAATTGAGAACGGACGCCGCTTTGCCGACGTTGCGCATCGGCAGTCCGGACGACTACGCCCAGAGCCTGCTTCCCTTGTTGGTCAATACCATTCATGACCAATACCCAAACGTACAATTGCAGCTGATCTGTGCGCCTACCACCAAGCTGAGAAATCTGTTGGATGGAGGGGCATTGGACCTAGCCATCCTGACTCGCGCGGTCAACAGTGATGAGGGCCATGTGCTGATGCTCGATAAGGGAATCTGGATACAGCACCCCGAATTCGACTGGCAGCAGTACGACGCCTTGCCTGTGGCACTTTATGAAGCCGATTGCAAATTCCATAGCTCGGCTCTGGATGGCTTGAACAAGACGCACCGGCCCTATCGCATCAAGGCACTCAGTGCCAACGCCGGGGCCTTGATGGCCCTGGTTCGACAGGGCAAGGCCGTCACCGCGGCCGCCACGGCTTCCTTGCCGCCTGATTTGGTCGAAGTCGATGCCATCCATGAAATGCCGGCACTGCCCAGTATCGATATCGTGCTGGTCAGCGCCTCATCCGGGCATCCGCTGGTGTCGGCGAGCTGGGCGGGTGAGTTGGCGAGAGCGCTGGCACTCAGGCTCGAGTCCGGTCAGCTTGAATGTCGAAATCCAGGCGGGCCGTTCGACTACTGA
- a CDS encoding dihydrofolate reductase family protein has translation MTQLRVSCFSISLDGFAAGPEQSLENPMGLNGMEIHDWVFPTATFQQRVLGTQGGETGTDDDFVVRGFENVGAWILGRNMFGPVRGPWQDEEWKGWWGDSPPFHAPVFVLTHHARDPIEMAGGTTFHFVTEGIHAALERAKEASNGMDVRLGGGVATLQQYLRAQLVDELHLAITPALLGAGEHLFADIDMRALGYQCVERSATDRATHVVLQRRR, from the coding sequence ATGACTCAGCTGCGCGTGTCATGTTTCAGTATTTCGCTGGACGGGTTTGCCGCCGGCCCCGAGCAGAGCCTGGAAAACCCGATGGGTCTCAATGGCATGGAGATCCATGACTGGGTGTTCCCGACCGCGACGTTTCAGCAAAGGGTGCTGGGCACGCAGGGCGGGGAGACTGGAACCGACGATGACTTCGTGGTGCGCGGCTTCGAGAACGTCGGCGCCTGGATCCTGGGCCGCAACATGTTCGGCCCCGTGCGCGGCCCCTGGCAGGACGAAGAGTGGAAGGGCTGGTGGGGAGACAGCCCGCCTTTTCATGCACCTGTCTTCGTGCTGACGCATCATGCGCGCGACCCCATCGAGATGGCAGGCGGCACCACGTTCCACTTCGTCACGGAAGGCATCCATGCGGCGCTGGAGCGCGCCAAAGAGGCTTCCAACGGTATGGATGTGCGTCTCGGTGGGGGCGTGGCTACGCTTCAACAGTATCTAAGGGCGCAATTGGTCGACGAACTCCACCTTGCCATCACGCCTGCTCTGCTCGGCGCAGGGGAGCACTTGTTCGCCGATATCGACATGCGCGCTCTCGGCTACCAGTGTGTTGAGAGGTCGGCTACCGACAGGGCCACCCATGTCGTCCTCCAAAGGAGGCGTTGA
- a CDS encoding GNAT family N-acetyltransferase: MVLSFKPLTTATWHDFEALLGAYEGCKGCWCMHWRLSFPDWKKQQGEGNRRAMKACVDAGDVPGILAYAEGRPVAWCGCGPREWYPRLNKSQVAKPVDDQEVLSVNCFFVDRQARGNNIQLELLHEILRFAKQQGYKVVEGYPVEPGKRRLDSSTSLVGLAKAFEEAGFHEVARRKKDRPIMRKEIQTG; the protein is encoded by the coding sequence ATGGTCTTGTCGTTCAAACCACTAACCACAGCAACTTGGCACGACTTTGAGGCGCTATTAGGTGCCTATGAGGGTTGCAAGGGCTGCTGGTGCATGCACTGGCGTCTGTCATTTCCCGATTGGAAGAAGCAACAAGGTGAGGGGAATCGTCGGGCAATGAAGGCTTGCGTGGATGCAGGCGATGTGCCGGGTATCCTGGCTTATGCAGAGGGCCGTCCTGTCGCTTGGTGTGGGTGTGGGCCTCGCGAATGGTATCCACGGCTGAACAAATCGCAGGTTGCCAAACCGGTAGACGATCAGGAAGTGCTATCGGTTAACTGTTTCTTCGTCGACCGTCAGGCCCGGGGGAATAATATCCAGCTCGAGCTTCTCCATGAGATTTTGCGCTTCGCTAAGCAGCAAGGGTACAAAGTCGTTGAGGGTTATCCTGTTGAACCGGGGAAGCGTCGTCTCGATTCCTCCACCTCGCTTGTCGGCTTGGCCAAAGCTTTTGAAGAGGCCGGTTTTCATGAAGTGGCTCGCCGGAAGAAGGATCGGCCCATCATGCGTAAGGAGATTCAAACTGGCTAA
- a CDS encoding GNAT family N-acetyltransferase produces MKTTIRKAKIEDAPKLAELMNLAGEGIPAYLWECMADPGEEVMAFGTRRVAGTESGFSYTNAHVAERDGAIAGMLLGYRLPDPYETGPLDEIPAVVRPLVELEALVPGSWYVNAVATDSAYRGQGVGRMLMEEAERLAAESHATMLSLIVAEQNAAAHRLYEKLGYQVYARRPIVPFPGCPHTGDWVLMKKEIEPSP; encoded by the coding sequence ATGAAAACCACGATACGCAAAGCCAAGATCGAAGATGCCCCGAAGCTCGCCGAGCTCATGAATCTGGCAGGCGAGGGGATCCCTGCCTATCTCTGGGAGTGCATGGCTGACCCAGGCGAGGAAGTCATGGCGTTTGGCACTCGCCGTGTAGCCGGGACCGAAAGTGGATTCAGCTATACCAATGCTCATGTCGCGGAGCGCGACGGGGCGATTGCCGGCATGTTGCTCGGTTATCGGCTACCCGATCCTTATGAAACCGGCCCACTGGACGAGATTCCTGCCGTCGTCCGGCCGCTCGTCGAGCTGGAAGCGTTGGTCCCCGGCTCATGGTACGTCAATGCCGTGGCGACAGATTCGGCGTATCGCGGCCAGGGGGTGGGGCGCATGCTCATGGAAGAGGCGGAGCGACTTGCCGCTGAATCACATGCGACGATGCTTAGCTTGATCGTGGCGGAACAGAATGCTGCCGCCCACCGGCTGTACGAAAAGCTCGGTTATCAAGTCTATGCGCGTCGACCGATAGTCCCGTTTCCTGGCTGTCCGCATACGGGCGATTGGGTCCTGATGAAGAAAGAGATAGAACCCAGTCCATGA
- a CDS encoding SRPBCC family protein, whose translation MKIAIETLVKADLESVWQAWSSPDDIKQWNAASDDWHTTRSSVDLREGGKFLSRMEAKDGSMGFDFEGTYTRIVPLELIEYRMSDGREVEVEFIERADGVLVKSAFDAEPENPPEMQRQGWQAILDNFGRHVEKQQRPG comes from the coding sequence GTGAAGATCGCCATTGAAACCTTGGTCAAGGCCGACCTGGAAAGCGTCTGGCAGGCTTGGAGCAGCCCTGACGATATCAAGCAGTGGAATGCCGCGTCGGATGACTGGCACACCACGCGGAGTAGCGTGGATCTGCGCGAAGGGGGGAAGTTCCTGTCGCGGATGGAAGCCAAGGACGGGAGTATGGGCTTTGACTTCGAGGGCACCTACACCCGTATCGTGCCGCTTGAGCTGATCGAATACCGCATGAGCGACGGCCGTGAAGTCGAGGTCGAGTTCATCGAGCGCGCCGACGGCGTCCTCGTCAAATCGGCATTCGATGCAGAGCCCGAGAATCCTCCGGAAATGCAGCGACAAGGCTGGCAGGCTATCCTAGATAACTTCGGGCGACATGTGGAGAAGCAGCAGCGCCCAGGTTAA